Proteins encoded by one window of Pan troglodytes isolate AG18354 chromosome 16, NHGRI_mPanTro3-v2.0_pri, whole genome shotgun sequence:
- the EMC4 gene encoding ER membrane protein complex subunit 4 isoform X3, producing MNLFIMYMAGNTISIFPTMMVCMMAWRPIQALMAISATFKMLESSSQKFLQGLVYLIGNLMGLALAVYKCQSMGLLPTHASDWLAFIEPPERMEFSGGGLLL from the exons ATGAATCTCTTCATCATGTACATGGCAGGCAATACTATCTCCATCTTCCCTACTATGATGGTGTGTATGATGGCCTGGCGACCCATTCAGGCACTTATGGCCATTTCAGCCA CTTTCAAGATGTTAGAAAGTTCAAGCCAGAAGTTTCTTCAGGGTTTGGTCTATCTCATTGGGAACCTGATGGGTTTGGCATTGGCTGTTTACAAGTGCCAGTCCATGGGACTGTTACCTACACATGCATCGGATTGGTTAGCCTTCATTGAGCCCCCTGAG agaATGGAGTTCAGTGGTGGAGGACTGCTTTTGTGA